Proteins found in one Stigmatopora nigra isolate UIUO_SnigA chromosome 15, RoL_Snig_1.1, whole genome shotgun sequence genomic segment:
- the LOC144209117 gene encoding uncharacterized protein LOC144209117 isoform X2: MLAVFHQNAVCHSDIMALVWLFLVNSVLMGKGLCVSAGATKGHQPVANVEFTDDASHVDLGNHHRGPYNATRGLLSDLPYNNATRGLLSDLPYNNATRGLLSDLPYNNATRGLLSDLPYNNATRGLLSDLPYNNATRGLLSDGPYNNATRGLLSDGPYNNATRGLLSDLPYNNATRGLLSDGPYNNATRGLLSDGPYNNATRGLLSDGHYHNATWGLLSDGHYHNATRGLLSDAPYHNATRGLLSDAPYHNATRGLLSDAPYHNATRGLLSDAPYHNATRGLLSDAPYHNATGGLLSDGPYNNATGGLLSDGHYHNATGGLLSDGHYHNATGGLLSDGHYHNATGGLLSDGHYHNATGGLLSDGHYHNATGGLLSDGHYHNATGGLLSDGHYHNATGGLLSDGHYHNATGGLLSDGHYHNATRGLLSDGPYNATHV; the protein is encoded by the exons ATGCTGGCTGTCTTTCATCAGAATGCAGTCTGCCACAGTGACATCATGGCTCTGGTGTGGTTGTTCCTGGTGAATAGTGTCTTAATGGGGAAAG GCCTTTGTGTTTCAGCCGGTGCTACAAAAG GCCACCAACCAGTTGCGAACGTGGAGTTCACTGACGATGCAAGCCACGTTGACTTGGGCAATCACCATAGGGGCCCCTACAACGCTACCCGGGGTCTGCTGAGCGACCTACCCTACAACAACGCCACCCGGGGTCTGCTGAGCGACCTACCCTACAACAACGCCACCCGGGGTCTGCTGAGCGACCTACCCTACAACAACGCCACCCGGGGTCTGCTGAGCGACCTACCCTACAACAACGCCACCCGGGGTCTGCTGAGCGACCTACCCTACAACAACGCCACCCGGGGTCTGCTGAGCGAC GGGCCCTACAACAACGCCACCCGGGGTCTGCTGAGCGACGGGCCCTACAACAACGCCACCCGGGGTCTGCTGAGCGACCTACCCTACAACAACGCCACCCGGGGTCTGCTGAGCGACGGGCCCTACAACAACGCCACCCGGGGTCTGCTGAGCGACGGGCCCTACAACAACGCCACCCGGGGTCTGCTGAGCGACGGACACTACCACAACGCCACCTGGGGTCTGCTGAGCGACGGACACTACCACAACGCCACCCGGGGTCTGCTGAGCGACGCACCCTACCACAACGCCACCCGGGGTCTGCTGAGCGACGCACCCTACCACAACGCCACCCGGGGTCTGCTGAGCGACGCACCCTACCACAACGCCACCCGGGGTCTGCTGAGCGACGCACCCTACCACAACGCCACCCGGGGTCTGCTGAGCGACGCACCCTACCACAACGCCACCGGGGGTCTGCTGAGCGACGGACCCTACAACAACGCCACCGGGGGTCTGCTGAGCGACGGACACTACCACAACGCCACCGGGGGTCTGCTGAGCGACGGACACTACCACAACGCCACCGGGGGTCTGCTGAGCGACGGGCACTACCACAACGCCACCGGGGGTCTGCTGAGCGACGGGCACTACCACAACGCCACCGGGGGTCTGCTGAGCGACGGGCACTACCACAACGCCACCGGGGGTCTGCTGAGCGACGGGCACTACCACAACGCCACCGGGGGTCTGCTGAGCGACGGGCACTACCACAACGCCACCGGGGGTCTGCTGAGCGACGGGCACTACCACAACGCCACCGGGGGTCTGCTGAGCGACGGGCACTACCACAACGCCACCCGGGGTCTGCTGAGCGACGGACCCTACAACGCCACCCATGTCTGA
- the LOC144209117 gene encoding uncharacterized protein LOC144209117 isoform X1, which produces MLAVFHQNAVCHSDIMALVWLFLVNSVLMGKGLCVSAGATKGHQPVANVEFTDDASHVDLGNHHRGPYNATRGLLSDLPYNNATRGLLSDLPYNNATRGLLSDLPYNNATRGLLSDLPYNNATRGLLSDLPYNNATRGLLSDLPYNNATGGLLSDGHYHNATGGLLSDGPYNNATRGLLSDGPYNNATRGLLSDLPYNNATRGLLSDGPYNNATRGLLSDGPYNNATRGLLSDGHYHNATWGLLSDGHYHNATRGLLSDAPYHNATRGLLSDAPYHNATRGLLSDAPYHNATRGLLSDAPYHNATRGLLSDAPYHNATGGLLSDGPYNNATGGLLSDGHYHNATGGLLSDGHYHNATGGLLSDGHYHNATGGLLSDGHYHNATGGLLSDGHYHNATGGLLSDGHYHNATGGLLSDGHYHNATGGLLSDGHYHNATGGLLSDGHYHNATRGLLSDGPYNATHV; this is translated from the exons ATGCTGGCTGTCTTTCATCAGAATGCAGTCTGCCACAGTGACATCATGGCTCTGGTGTGGTTGTTCCTGGTGAATAGTGTCTTAATGGGGAAAG GCCTTTGTGTTTCAGCCGGTGCTACAAAAG GCCACCAACCAGTTGCGAACGTGGAGTTCACTGACGATGCAAGCCACGTTGACTTGGGCAATCACCATAGGGGCCCCTACAACGCTACCCGGGGTCTGCTGAGCGACCTACCCTACAACAACGCCACCCGGGGTCTGCTGAGCGACCTACCCTACAACAACGCCACCCGGGGTCTGCTGAGCGACCTACCCTACAACAACGCCACCCGGGGTCTGCTGAGCGACCTACCCTACAACAACGCCACCCGGGGTCTGCTGAGCGACCTACCCTACAACAACGCCACCCGGGGTCTGCTGAGCGACCTACCCTACAACAACGCCACCGGGGGTCTGCTGAGCGACGGGCACTACCACAACGCCACCGGCGGTCTGCTGAGCGACGGGCCCTACAACAACGCCACCCGGGGTCTGCTGAGCGACGGGCCCTACAACAACGCCACCCGGGGTCTGCTGAGCGACCTACCCTACAACAACGCCACCCGGGGTCTGCTGAGCGACGGGCCCTACAACAACGCCACCCGGGGTCTGCTGAGCGACGGGCCCTACAACAACGCCACCCGGGGTCTGCTGAGCGACGGACACTACCACAACGCCACCTGGGGTCTGCTGAGCGACGGACACTACCACAACGCCACCCGGGGTCTGCTGAGCGACGCACCCTACCACAACGCCACCCGGGGTCTGCTGAGCGACGCACCCTACCACAACGCCACCCGGGGTCTGCTGAGCGACGCACCCTACCACAACGCCACCCGGGGTCTGCTGAGCGACGCACCCTACCACAACGCCACCCGGGGTCTGCTGAGCGACGCACCCTACCACAACGCCACCGGGGGTCTGCTGAGCGACGGACCCTACAACAACGCCACCGGGGGTCTGCTGAGCGACGGACACTACCACAACGCCACCGGGGGTCTGCTGAGCGACGGACACTACCACAACGCCACCGGGGGTCTGCTGAGCGACGGGCACTACCACAACGCCACCGGGGGTCTGCTGAGCGACGGGCACTACCACAACGCCACCGGGGGTCTGCTGAGCGACGGGCACTACCACAACGCCACCGGGGGTCTGCTGAGCGACGGGCACTACCACAACGCCACCGGGGGTCTGCTGAGCGACGGGCACTACCACAACGCCACCGGGGGTCTGCTGAGCGACGGGCACTACCACAACGCCACCGGGGGTCTGCTGAGCGACGGGCACTACCACAACGCCACCCGGGGTCTGCTGAGCGACGGACCCTACAACGCCACCCATGTCTGA